In a genomic window of Ranitomeya imitator isolate aRanImi1 chromosome 5, aRanImi1.pri, whole genome shotgun sequence:
- the LOC138637654 gene encoding keratin-associated protein 16-1-like, whose amino-acid sequence MPIYCPVPTSANPLLCANQCQPTALCQPVPIYCPVPTSANPPPCANQCQPTALCQPTALCQPKPIYCPVPTYCPVPTSANLLACANQCQSTALCQPTALCQPVPTYCPVPTYCPVPIYCPVPTSANLLPCANLLSCADPCQPTALCQSAALCQPVPIYCPVPTYCSVPTSANLLPCANLLHCANLLSCANQCQPTALCQSTALCQPVPIYCPVPTYCSVPTSANLLPCANLLPCANLLSCANQCQPTALCQPTALCQPVPTYCPVPTYCPVPIYCPVPTYCPVPTYCPVPTSANLLTCANLLSCANQCQSAALCQPVPIYCPVPTYCSVPTSANLLPCANLLPCANLLSCANQCQPTALCQPTALCQPVPIYCPVPTYCSVPTSANLLPCANLLPCANLLSCANQCQPTALCQPTALCQPVPIY is encoded by the coding sequence ATGCCAAtctactgccctgtgccaaccaGTGCCAACCCACTGCTCTGTGCCAACCAGTGCCaacctactgccctgtgccaaccagtgccaatctactgccctgtgccaaccaGTGCCAACCCACCACCCTGTGCCAACCAGTGCCaacctactgccctgtgccaacctactgccctgtgccaaccaAAGCCAATCTACTGTCCTGTGCCaacctactgccctgtgccaaccaGTGCCAATCTACTGGCCTGTGCCAACCAGTGCCAAtctactgccctgtgccaacctactgccctgtgccaaccagtgccaacctactgccctgtgccaacctactgccctgtgccaaTCTACTGTCCTGTGCCAACCAGTGCCaacctactgccctgtgccaaTCTACTGTCCTGTGCCGACCCGTGCCaacctactgccctgtgccaaTCTGCTGCCCTGTGCCAGCCAGTGCCAAtctactgccctgtgccaacctactgctctgtgccaaccagtgccaacctactgccctgtgccaacctACTGCACTGTGCCAATCTACTGTCCTGTGCCAACCAGTGCCaacctactgccctgtgccaatctactgccctgtgccaaccagtgccaatctactgccctgtgccaacctATTGCTCTGTGCCAACCAGTGCCaacctactgccctgtgccaacctactgccctgtgccaaTCTACTGTCCTGTGCCAACCAGTGCCaacctactgccctgtgccaacctactgccctgtgccaaccagtgccaacctactgccctgtgccaacctactgccctgtgccaaTCTACTGTCCTGTGCCaacctactgccctgtgccaacTTACTGCCCTGTGCCAACCAGTGCCAATCTACTGACCTGTGCCAACCTACTGTCCTGTGCCAACCAGTGCCAATCTGCTGCCCTGTGCCAGCCAGTGCCAAtctactgccctgtgccaacctactgctctgtgccaaccagtgccaacctactgccctgtgccaacctactgccctgtgccaaTCTACTGTCCTGTGCCAACCAGTGCCaacctactgccctgtgccaacctactgccctgtgccaaccagtgccaatctactgccctgtgccaacctACTGCTCTGTGCCAACCAGTGCCAACCTATTGCCCTGCGCCAACCTACTGCCCTGTGCGAATCTACTGTCCTGTGCCAACCAGTGCCaacctactgccctgtgccaacctactgccctgtgccaaccaGTGCCAATCTACTGA